DNA from Maridesulfovibrio ferrireducens:
AATGATCTTAAAGATGAAGAACTTTTTCACGTTCAAAATATTTTTAGAAAAATATCAGTCAGATCCGGCACGAATATCATCTCTGAAGGAGAGGAAGGACATGAAATGTTTATTCTGGTCGATGGGAAAGTTAAAATTTCAAAAGCCATGCTTATGAAAGGTATGAGTATCCCATTGTTAGAAATGGAAAATCCGCGCAAAGTTCTTGCCAGTCTTGATGATTCAACTTTTCCTGTTTTTGGTGAGATTGCACTTATTGATAATGACCATCGTTCCGCGACCGTTACAGTTGTTGAAGACTCTGATTTTTTGATTACAGATAGAGAAAAATTTTTCGCATTGATTGAAAAACACCCTGCCATAGGTAATAAACTTCTTTTGACCATAGGAAAGCGTCTGGCGGC
Protein-coding regions in this window:
- a CDS encoding cyclic nucleotide-binding domain-containing protein, coding for MTDSWKLIPIFNDLKDEELFHVQNIFRKISVRSGTNIISEGEEGHEMFILVDGKVKISKAMLMKGMSIPLLEMENPRKVLASLDDSTFPVFGEIALIDNDHRSATVTVVEDSDFLITDREKFFALIEKHPAIGNKLLLTIGKRLAATVRKNNGELVKLTTALALALSRTR